A window of Metabacillus sp. B2-18 contains these coding sequences:
- a CDS encoding MaoC/PaaZ C-terminal domain-containing protein, whose product MLLGKKRKIGRHIEEISVGEKLTLTEKIEDKDLLLYLGLTNDANPLYIQHDYASQTPYEKPIVPTIMLTGIITAAVSKYLPGPGSHIVNQEISFLQPLYHYDVVQFLFEVGEVHTSDNKIVVDIHAVNSEEKTVLEGKITVCPPHKMTPMEGKALENF is encoded by the coding sequence ATGCTTCTTGGCAAAAAGAGAAAGATTGGTAGACATATCGAAGAAATATCGGTTGGAGAAAAATTAACTCTAACAGAAAAAATTGAAGATAAAGATTTACTTCTTTATTTAGGATTAACCAATGATGCCAACCCGCTTTATATTCAGCATGACTATGCCTCACAAACTCCTTATGAAAAGCCGATTGTACCAACAATCATGCTAACTGGAATCATTACAGCAGCTGTATCGAAATATTTACCTGGTCCAGGAAGCCACATTGTAAACCAAGAAATTTCATTCCTTCAACCGTTATACCATTATGATGTTGTCCAATTTTTGTTTGAGGTAGGAGAAGTCCATACTTCAGATAACAAAATTGTTGTAGATATTCATGCTGTGAATAGTGAAGAAAAAACCGTTCTAGAAGGAAAAATTACAGTATGCCCTCCTCATAAAATGACTCCAATGGAAGGCAAGGCACTAGAAAATTTCTAA
- the mdh gene encoding malate dehydrogenase, with protein MAIKRKKVSVIGGGFTGATTAFLLGQKELADVVLVDIPQMENPTKGKALDMLEASPVQGFDANIIGTSNYEDTAGSDIVVITAGIARKPGMSRDDLVTTNAGIMKAVTKEIVKYSPECTIIVLTNPVDAMTYTVFKESGFPKHRVIGQSGVLDTARFRTFVAQELNLSVKDVTGFVLGGHGDDMVPLVRYSYAGGIPLETLMSKDRLDAIVERTRKGGGEIVNLLGNGSAYYAPAASLVEMVEAILKDQRRVLPSIVYLEGEYGFDGIYLGVPTVLGGNGLEQIIELELTEEERAALEKSADSVRNVMKVLS; from the coding sequence ATGGCTATTAAGCGTAAAAAAGTTTCCGTAATTGGTGGGGGCTTCACTGGAGCCACTACAGCGTTTTTATTAGGGCAAAAAGAACTTGCAGATGTAGTATTAGTTGATATTCCTCAAATGGAAAACCCAACAAAAGGGAAAGCTCTTGATATGCTTGAAGCTAGTCCGGTACAAGGCTTCGACGCAAACATAATCGGAACATCTAATTATGAAGACACAGCAGGTTCTGATATTGTCGTCATTACAGCAGGTATTGCTAGGAAGCCAGGTATGAGTCGTGACGATCTTGTTACAACAAATGCAGGCATAATGAAGGCTGTAACAAAAGAAATTGTTAAGTATTCTCCTGAATGCACGATTATTGTGTTAACCAATCCTGTAGATGCAATGACTTATACAGTTTTTAAAGAGTCGGGATTTCCTAAGCATCGTGTGATTGGACAATCAGGAGTGTTAGATACAGCTCGTTTCCGTACGTTTGTTGCACAAGAGCTTAACCTTTCTGTGAAGGATGTAACAGGGTTTGTTTTAGGTGGACATGGTGATGATATGGTACCATTAGTACGCTATTCTTATGCGGGTGGTATTCCTCTCGAAACATTAATGTCTAAAGACAGATTAGATGCAATTGTTGAAAGAACACGTAAGGGTGGCGGTGAAATCGTTAATCTACTAGGCAACGGCAGTGCATACTATGCACCTGCAGCTTCACTGGTGGAAATGGTAGAGGCCATTTTAAAAGATCAACGACGAGTTCTTCCATCTATTGTCTATCTTGAAGGAGAATATGGCTTTGATGGAATCTACCTAGGTGTTCCAACTGTACTAGGTGGAAATGGTCTTGAACAAATTATTGAACTTGAACTCACCGAAGAAGAAAGAGCAGCTCTTGAAAAATCTGCTGATTCTGTTAGAAACGTTATGAAAGTATTATCTTAA
- the icd gene encoding NADP-dependent isocitrate dehydrogenase, whose translation MTQGEKITTTNGVLNVPNNPVIPFIEGDGIGPDIWASASRVLEAAVEKAYNGEKQIVWKEVLAGEKAFNQTGEWLPAETLDVIREYLIAIKGPLTTPIGGGIRSLNVALRQELDLFTCLRPVRYFQGVPSPVKRPEDTDMVIFRENTEDIYAGIEYANGSDEVKKLISFLQNEMGVNKIRFPETSGIGIKPVSQEGTSRLVRAAINYAIEHGRKSVTLVHKGNIMKFTEGAFKNWGYELAEKEFGDKVFTWAEYDRIVENEGKDAANKAQADAEAAGKIIVKDSIADIFLQQILTRPREFDVVATMNLNGDYISDALAAQVGGIGIAPGANINYETGHAIFEATHGTAPKYAGLDKVNPSSVLLSGVLMLEHLGWTEAAELVMKSVEKTIASKVVTYDFARLMEGATEVKCSEFGDELIKNMG comes from the coding sequence TTGACACAAGGTGAAAAAATTACAACAACTAATGGAGTATTAAACGTACCAAACAACCCAGTAATCCCATTCATTGAAGGAGATGGAATTGGTCCTGATATCTGGGCGTCTGCATCACGTGTTCTAGAAGCAGCTGTAGAAAAAGCATACAACGGAGAAAAACAAATCGTTTGGAAAGAAGTATTAGCTGGTGAAAAGGCTTTCAATCAAACAGGTGAATGGTTACCAGCAGAAACACTTGATGTGATTCGTGAATATCTAATTGCAATCAAAGGACCTCTAACAACACCAATCGGTGGAGGAATTCGTTCTCTAAACGTTGCACTTCGTCAAGAATTAGATTTATTCACTTGCTTACGTCCAGTGCGCTATTTCCAAGGTGTACCTTCTCCAGTTAAACGTCCAGAAGATACAGATATGGTTATCTTCCGTGAAAATACAGAAGATATTTATGCTGGTATTGAATATGCAAATGGTTCAGATGAAGTTAAAAAGCTTATCAGCTTTTTACAAAATGAAATGGGTGTTAATAAAATCCGCTTCCCAGAAACATCTGGTATCGGAATTAAGCCTGTATCACAAGAAGGTACTAGCCGCTTAGTGAGAGCTGCTATTAACTATGCAATTGAACATGGCCGTAAATCAGTAACACTTGTTCACAAAGGTAACATTATGAAATTTACTGAAGGTGCTTTCAAAAACTGGGGTTATGAACTAGCTGAGAAAGAATTCGGTGATAAAGTATTTACATGGGCTGAATACGACCGCATCGTTGAAAACGAAGGTAAAGATGCTGCAAACAAAGCACAAGCTGATGCTGAAGCAGCAGGTAAAATCATTGTAAAAGATTCTATTGCAGATATCTTCTTACAACAAATTCTAACTCGTCCACGTGAGTTCGATGTTGTTGCAACAATGAACTTAAATGGTGACTATATCTCTGATGCACTTGCTGCACAAGTTGGTGGTATCGGTATTGCTCCAGGAGCAAACATTAACTATGAAACAGGACATGCAATTTTCGAAGCAACACACGGTACTGCTCCTAAATATGCAGGTCTTGATAAGGTTAATCCTTCTTCTGTTCTTCTTTCTGGTGTTCTTATGCTTGAGCACTTAGGATGGACTGAAGCTGCTGAATTAGTAATGAAATCAGTAGAGAAAACTATTGCTTCAAAAGTTGTAACTTATGACTTTGCTCGTTTAATGGAAGGTGCAACTGAAGTTAAATGCTCTGAGTTCGGTGACGAATTAATCAAAAACATGGGTTAA
- the citZ gene encoding citrate synthase, translating to MTATKGLEGIVATTSSVSSIIDDTLTYAGYNIDDLAENASFEEVVYLLWHRKLPNAEQLNEIKKQLAENAKIPQQVIEHFKSYPINKVHPMAALRTAVSLLGLFDEEADVMDTEANYRKAIRLQAQLPIVVTSFARIRKGLEPVEPRTDLSMAANFLYTLSGNEPDEIAVEAFNKALVLHADHELNASTFTARVCVATLSDVYSGVTAAIGALKGPLHGGANEAVMKMLSEIDEVENAESYINEKLANKEKIMGFGHRVYRQGDPRAKHLKKMSEKLTKITGEPKWYEMSTKVEELVTSQKPLPPNVDFYSASVYHSLGIDHDLFTPIFAVSRVSGWLAHILEQYENNRLIRPRAEYVGPEKQAYIPLDQRG from the coding sequence ATGACAGCAACAAAAGGTCTTGAAGGTATCGTTGCAACTACTTCATCTGTAAGCTCGATTATTGATGATACATTAACATATGCGGGCTATAACATTGATGATTTAGCAGAAAACGCAAGCTTTGAGGAAGTGGTTTATTTATTATGGCACAGAAAACTTCCGAATGCAGAACAATTAAATGAAATTAAGAAACAACTTGCGGAAAATGCAAAGATTCCACAGCAAGTTATTGAACACTTCAAATCATACCCTATCAATAAAGTTCACCCAATGGCTGCTCTACGTACTGCTGTATCTTTACTTGGCTTGTTTGATGAAGAAGCAGATGTGATGGATACAGAGGCTAACTACAGAAAAGCCATCCGTCTACAAGCACAGCTTCCGATTGTTGTTACTTCTTTTGCTCGTATTCGTAAAGGTTTAGAGCCAGTTGAGCCTAGAACAGACTTATCAATGGCTGCAAATTTCTTATACACATTATCAGGAAATGAGCCAGATGAAATTGCTGTGGAAGCATTTAATAAAGCACTTGTTTTACACGCAGACCATGAATTAAATGCATCTACTTTTACAGCACGTGTATGTGTTGCGACATTATCTGATGTTTATTCTGGTGTTACAGCTGCTATTGGTGCTCTAAAAGGTCCATTACACGGTGGAGCTAATGAAGCAGTAATGAAGATGCTTTCAGAAATCGATGAAGTAGAAAATGCTGAAAGTTATATTAATGAGAAGTTAGCAAATAAAGAAAAAATAATGGGCTTCGGACATCGTGTATACCGTCAAGGTGACCCAAGAGCGAAGCACTTAAAGAAGATGTCTGAAAAGCTAACAAAAATCACAGGTGAACCAAAATGGTATGAGATGTCAACAAAAGTTGAAGAATTAGTTACTTCTCAAAAACCACTTCCGCCAAATGTTGATTTCTATTCAGCATCTGTTTACCATAGCTTAGGCATTGATCATGATTTATTCACACCAATCTTTGCTGTAAGTCGTGTATCGGGATGGTTAGCTCATATTCTAGAGCAATATGAAAATAACCGACTAATTCGTCCACGTGCAGAGTATGTTGGACCAGAAAAACAAGCTTATATCCCTTTAGACCAAAGAGGATAA
- a CDS encoding DUF441 domain-containing protein codes for MFSQPVLFLLILLGVGFLAKNQSLLIAVGCLLVIKLIGLESKLLPTIGAKGINWGVTVITIAVLVPIATGEIGFKQLIDALKSSYAWIALGAGIAVALIAKNGLTLLAEDPHITTALVFGTILAVSLFNGVAVGPLIGAGIAYLAMQIVKLFSS; via the coding sequence GTGTTTAGTCAACCGGTACTCTTTTTATTAATCTTATTAGGAGTTGGATTTTTAGCGAAAAATCAATCATTGTTAATAGCTGTTGGATGCTTGCTAGTCATTAAATTGATTGGATTAGAATCGAAGTTATTGCCAACTATTGGGGCAAAGGGAATTAACTGGGGAGTTACAGTTATTACAATTGCTGTCTTAGTACCAATAGCAACAGGAGAAATTGGATTTAAACAGCTGATTGATGCTTTAAAATCTTCTTATGCTTGGATTGCTTTAGGAGCAGGGATAGCTGTCGCATTAATTGCTAAAAACGGGCTAACGTTGTTAGCGGAAGATCCTCATATTACAACAGCTCTTGTTTTTGGCACAATTCTAGCAGTTTCGTTATTCAATGGTGTGGCTGTAGGACCTTTAATAGGAGCAGGAATAGCGTATCTAGCCATGCAAATTGTAAAACTATTTAGTTCTTAA
- the ytvI gene encoding sporulation integral membrane protein YtvI — MNMNYLYSMLRFLLIIAVTCLGISICYYLSTLTYPFLIAILIAMIINPLVNGLERILRIPRGFSVIISIILLICLIAGILILLVAEIVTGTTYLARVLPGHLELLAVYIETFFVTKIMPLYNQLTYLFNSLESNQQQSIISNIQNIGESVASSVGNFIKGFLENIPVIISWLPNAATVIIFSLLATFFISKDWYKFKSAVSGLLPQRAKSSGRTITNELKKALIGFVRAQATLISITTAIVLIGLLILRVDYAITIALLIGLVDILPYLGTGLVFIPWIIYLSFSGGIPLAIGLGVLYLFVLIQRQIMEPKVLSSNIGLDPLATLVSLFIGYKLIGFLGLIAGPVALVVLKTFKSAGLYEDLWKFIIGNNR; from the coding sequence GTGAATATGAATTATTTATATAGCATGTTAAGATTTTTACTTATTATAGCTGTTACATGTTTAGGAATATCAATATGTTATTATTTATCTACTTTGACCTATCCATTTTTAATTGCAATCTTAATTGCTATGATTATTAATCCTCTTGTAAATGGGTTGGAACGGATCCTCAGGATTCCTAGAGGATTTTCAGTGATTATCTCAATTATTTTACTGATTTGTTTAATTGCAGGTATTCTCATTCTTTTAGTAGCAGAAATTGTAACAGGCACCACCTATTTGGCGAGAGTTCTCCCTGGACATTTAGAGTTGTTAGCTGTTTACATCGAAACGTTTTTTGTCACAAAAATCATGCCACTATATAACCAACTAACATACCTTTTTAACAGTCTTGAATCAAATCAACAACAATCCATTATCTCAAACATTCAAAATATTGGTGAATCAGTTGCATCTAGTGTTGGAAATTTCATCAAAGGCTTTTTGGAAAATATTCCAGTTATCATTAGTTGGCTCCCAAATGCCGCAACTGTCATAATCTTTTCTTTACTTGCAACTTTTTTCATTAGTAAAGATTGGTATAAGTTCAAATCTGCTGTTTCTGGTTTACTACCACAGAGAGCAAAATCAAGTGGAAGGACTATTACTAATGAGTTAAAGAAAGCATTGATAGGTTTTGTTCGTGCACAAGCAACCCTAATTTCCATTACCACCGCCATTGTTTTAATAGGACTTTTGATTTTACGGGTTGATTATGCTATTACAATCGCTTTATTAATCGGTTTAGTTGATATTCTCCCATATTTAGGTACGGGTTTAGTGTTCATTCCATGGATTATTTATTTATCGTTTAGTGGTGGAATACCGCTTGCAATTGGACTAGGAGTATTATACCTTTTCGTCTTAATACAGCGTCAAATAATGGAACCAAAAGTACTTTCCTCCAATATCGGACTTGACCCACTTGCTACCCTCGTTTCACTTTTTATAGGTTATAAACTAATTGGCTTTTTAGGACTGATAGCTGGGCCAGTTGCATTAGTCGTATTAAAAACATTTAAAAGTGCGGGCCTTTATGAGGACCTATGGAAATTCATCATAGGAAATAATAGATAA
- a CDS encoding FxsA family protein, which translates to MRLLMFLIIVIPALEIGILILSGNTIGPIPTVLLIILTGVVGAWLAKKQGLETLRKAQQEMQFGQIPGMAIIDGLCILIGGVLLLTPGFITDTVGFLLLFPYSRNKFKPILLTTIRKMIDKNQITIIR; encoded by the coding sequence ATGCGATTATTGATGTTTCTCATTATTGTTATACCTGCTCTAGAAATCGGAATTCTAATATTATCGGGAAATACAATTGGCCCCATTCCAACTGTATTACTTATTATTTTAACGGGTGTTGTAGGAGCTTGGCTTGCAAAGAAACAAGGATTGGAAACGTTAAGAAAAGCTCAGCAAGAAATGCAATTTGGACAAATTCCTGGAATGGCCATTATTGACGGGCTTTGTATCTTGATTGGTGGAGTTTTGTTATTAACTCCTGGGTTTATAACAGATACAGTAGGGTTTTTATTGTTATTTCCATATAGCAGAAATAAGTTTAAACCGATTTTATTAACAACTATTCGAAAAATGATTGATAAAAATCAGATAACGATCATAAGGTAG
- the pyk gene encoding pyruvate kinase has product MRKTKIVCTIGPASESIDKLSELMQAGMNVARLNFSHGDFDEHGARIKNIREASAKLNKTVAILLDTKGPEIRTNTMENGAIELEAGKEIIVSMTEVVGTTEKFSVTYEGLIDDVHIGSTILLDDGLIELEVIGLDQSKGEIKTLIKNTGTLKNKKGVNVPGVSVKLPGITEKDAKDIVFGIEQDVDFIAASFVRRASDVLEIRELLEEHNAGHIQIIPKIENQEGVDNIDEILEVSDGLMVARGDLGVEIPAEEVPLVQKELIRKCNALGKPVITATQMLDSMQRNPRPTRAEASDVANAIFDGTDAIMLSGETAAGTYPVEAVKTMHNIASRAEQALDYKQILSKRSAQVGTTITDAIGQSTAYTALNLGVSAIVTPTESGHTARMISKYRPKAPIIAVTVSDSYSRKLALVWGVYPRSGNHSTTTDEMLDRSVLEAINSGLVTHGDLIVITAGVPVGEAGTTNLMKVHVIGDVIAKGQGIGRKSAFGKVVVASTAKDAQEKMTQGAILVAQGTDRDMMDALEKASALVTEEGGLTSHAAVVGLSLGIPVIVGVENATTLLKDGQDITVDAVRGVIYQGHASVL; this is encoded by the coding sequence ATGCGCAAAACGAAAATTGTATGTACAATTGGTCCTGCGAGTGAATCAATTGATAAATTATCAGAATTAATGCAGGCTGGAATGAATGTAGCCCGTTTGAATTTTTCACACGGTGATTTTGATGAGCATGGTGCAAGAATTAAAAATATTAGAGAGGCTTCTGCCAAACTAAACAAAACTGTAGCTATTCTTCTAGATACTAAAGGCCCTGAAATTCGCACAAACACAATGGAAAATGGTGCTATTGAGCTTGAGGCAGGAAAAGAAATTATTGTGTCAATGACAGAAGTAGTTGGTACAACAGAAAAGTTCTCTGTTACATATGAAGGACTTATTGATGATGTACATATTGGGTCAACAATTTTACTAGATGATGGTCTAATTGAGTTGGAAGTAATCGGTCTTGACCAATCAAAAGGTGAGATTAAAACATTAATTAAAAATACTGGTACATTAAAAAATAAAAAAGGTGTTAACGTACCAGGAGTTAGTGTGAAACTTCCAGGTATTACTGAAAAAGATGCTAAAGATATTGTTTTTGGTATTGAACAGGATGTTGACTTTATAGCTGCTTCTTTCGTTCGTCGTGCTTCAGACGTACTAGAAATTCGCGAGCTGCTTGAAGAGCATAATGCAGGCCATATTCAAATTATCCCTAAAATTGAGAATCAAGAAGGTGTAGATAACATCGATGAGATTCTTGAAGTGTCAGACGGTTTAATGGTTGCTCGTGGAGATTTGGGTGTTGAGATTCCTGCAGAGGAAGTTCCATTAGTTCAAAAAGAATTAATTCGTAAATGTAATGCTCTAGGAAAGCCTGTTATTACAGCTACTCAAATGCTTGATAGTATGCAACGTAACCCAAGACCGACTAGAGCGGAAGCAAGTGACGTAGCCAATGCTATTTTTGACGGTACGGATGCGATTATGCTTTCTGGTGAGACTGCTGCCGGTACTTATCCAGTGGAAGCGGTTAAAACAATGCACAATATTGCTTCAAGAGCAGAGCAAGCTTTAGATTATAAGCAAATTTTATCGAAGCGCAGTGCTCAGGTTGGCACAACAATCACAGATGCGATTGGCCAATCTACAGCTTATACAGCTCTAAATTTAGGTGTATCAGCAATTGTTACTCCAACTGAAAGTGGACACACTGCAAGAATGATTTCAAAATATCGTCCTAAAGCACCAATTATTGCTGTAACAGTTTCTGATTCATATTCTCGTAAGTTAGCTTTAGTATGGGGTGTTTACCCAAGAAGTGGAAATCACTCAACAACAACAGATGAAATGCTAGATCGTTCTGTATTAGAAGCAATTAATAGCGGACTTGTAACACATGGTGATCTTATTGTGATTACAGCGGGTGTACCTGTTGGTGAAGCAGGCACAACAAACCTTATGAAAGTCCATGTTATTGGAGATGTTATTGCAAAGGGACAAGGCATCGGACGTAAATCAGCTTTTGGTAAGGTTGTAGTGGCAAGCACTGCAAAGGATGCACAAGAAAAAATGACACAAGGTGCTATTCTTGTTGCACAAGGAACTGACCGTGATATGATGGATGCTCTTGAGAAAGCATCTGCTCTTGTAACAGAAGAAGGTGGCTTAACAAGTCATGCTGCTGTTGTGGGATTAAGTCTTGGTATTCCTGTTATTGTAGGTGTAGAAAACGCAACAACATTGTTAAAAGATGGTCAAGATATTACAGTAGACGCTGTTCGAGGAGTTATTTACCAAGGACATGCGAGTGTACTATAA
- the pfkA gene encoding 6-phosphofructokinase: protein MKKIGVLTSGGDSPGMNAAVRAVVRKAIYHDVEVYGIYHGYTGLIEGRIEKLELGSVGDIIHRGGTKLYSARCPEFKTIEGQKKGIEQLKKHGIEGLVVIGGDGSYMGAKKLTEHGFPCVGVPGTIDNDIPGTDFTIGFDTALNTVIDAIDKIRDTATSHERTYVIEVMGRHAGDIALWSGLAGGAETILIPEADYDMDNVVARLKRGHERGKKHSIIVVAEGVGSGVEFAKQIEEATSFETRVSVLGHVQRGGSPTAFDRVLASRLGAYAVELLLEGKGGRCVGIQKNELVHHDILEILDQPHTIDDNMYRLSKELSI from the coding sequence TTGAAAAAAATTGGCGTCTTAACCAGTGGTGGAGATTCCCCTGGTATGAATGCTGCTGTTAGGGCAGTTGTACGTAAAGCGATCTATCATGATGTAGAGGTTTATGGAATCTACCATGGATATACAGGTTTAATTGAAGGAAGAATAGAAAAATTAGAACTTGGCTCTGTAGGAGATATTATTCACCGCGGAGGTACGAAATTATATTCTGCTAGATGTCCTGAATTTAAAACAATAGAAGGTCAGAAAAAAGGGATTGAACAGTTAAAGAAACATGGGATTGAAGGCCTAGTTGTTATTGGGGGAGATGGTTCTTACATGGGAGCGAAAAAACTAACTGAACATGGTTTTCCATGTGTAGGTGTTCCTGGAACTATTGATAATGACATCCCTGGTACAGATTTTACTATTGGATTTGATACAGCACTTAATACAGTTATAGATGCAATTGATAAAATTCGTGATACAGCTACATCACACGAACGTACATATGTTATTGAAGTAATGGGAAGACATGCTGGTGATATTGCTCTTTGGTCTGGTTTGGCTGGAGGAGCTGAAACAATCTTAATACCGGAAGCTGACTATGACATGGACAATGTTGTTGCCCGCTTAAAACGTGGTCATGAGAGAGGAAAGAAGCATAGTATTATTGTAGTTGCAGAAGGTGTAGGCAGTGGAGTTGAATTTGCTAAGCAAATTGAAGAAGCTACTTCATTTGAGACACGTGTTTCTGTACTAGGTCATGTTCAGCGTGGCGGTTCTCCAACTGCTTTTGATCGTGTATTAGCGAGTAGACTTGGCGCGTATGCTGTTGAATTATTATTAGAAGGAAAAGGTGGACGTTGTGTTGGTATACAAAAGAACGAACTTGTTCACCATGATATTCTTGAAATACTAGATCAACCACATACGATTGATGATAATATGTACCGATTATCTAAAGAATTATCTATATAA
- the accA gene encoding acetyl-CoA carboxylase carboxyl transferase subunit alpha: protein MVGEMEFEKPVTELRAKIKELKDFTAQSDVDLSSEIEKLEARLEKLENEIYTNIKPWDRVQIARHPSRPTTLDYIEQIFTNFLECHGDRYYGDDDAIVSGIAKFRDVPVTVIGHQRGKDTKENIRRNFGMPHPEGYRKALRLMKQADKFNRPIICFIDTKGAYPGKAAEERGQSEAIAKNLFEMAGLSVPVICIVIGEGGSGGALALGVGNYIHMLENSTYSVISPEGAAALLWKDSGLAKKAAETMKITAPDLKQLGVVDEIITEVKGGAHKDVAQQAINITEVIASSLKTLSSMTGEELIQHRYEKYKRIGQVSFANDLLGVK, encoded by the coding sequence ATGGTAGGTGAAATGGAGTTTGAAAAGCCAGTTACCGAGCTTAGAGCTAAAATTAAAGAACTGAAAGATTTTACTGCTCAATCTGATGTTGATTTATCATCTGAAATTGAAAAATTAGAAGCAAGATTAGAAAAGCTTGAAAATGAAATTTATACAAATATAAAGCCTTGGGATCGAGTTCAAATTGCAAGGCATCCTAGTCGCCCTACAACTCTAGATTATATCGAACAAATTTTTACTAATTTCTTAGAATGTCATGGTGACCGATATTATGGTGATGATGATGCCATTGTTAGTGGTATAGCTAAGTTCAGAGATGTACCAGTAACTGTAATTGGTCACCAGCGTGGTAAAGATACAAAAGAAAATATTCGAAGAAATTTTGGTATGCCACATCCTGAAGGCTATCGTAAAGCATTACGGTTGATGAAACAAGCAGATAAATTCAATCGTCCGATTATATGTTTTATAGATACAAAAGGAGCTTATCCAGGAAAAGCAGCTGAAGAAAGAGGACAAAGTGAAGCAATTGCTAAAAACTTGTTCGAAATGGCTGGTTTATCTGTACCAGTTATTTGTATCGTTATTGGAGAAGGTGGTAGTGGTGGAGCACTAGCATTAGGTGTAGGAAATTATATTCATATGCTGGAGAACTCTACCTACTCTGTTATTTCTCCTGAAGGTGCAGCAGCATTACTTTGGAAAGACTCAGGATTAGCAAAGAAAGCTGCAGAAACAATGAAAATAACTGCCCCAGATTTAAAGCAACTTGGTGTTGTTGATGAAATTATCACAGAAGTAAAAGGTGGAGCACATAAGGATGTAGCTCAGCAAGCAATCAATATTACTGAGGTAATCGCAAGCTCTTTAAAAACTCTCTCAAGTATGACAGGGGAAGAATTAATTCAGCATCGTTATGAAAAATATAAAAGAATAGGTCAAGTATCGTTTGCAAACGATCTACTTGGGGTAAAATAG
- the accD gene encoding acetyl-CoA carboxylase, carboxyltransferase subunit beta yields MLKDLFTKPKPKKKKYASIPSEQAKQDVPEGIVIKCPNCKKIMYTKELNKNLKVCMNCGYHHQMNARERIESLFDENSFLEYDQNMISENPLNFPDYEEKLEKDRQKTKQNEAVVTGEGLINGFRTAVAIMDASFRMGSMGSVVGEKITRAIENANEKGLPIIIFTASGGARMQEGVLSLMQMAKTSSALKLFSDNGGLIISVMTHPTTGGVSASFASLGDYNFAEPGALIGFAGRRIIEQTIREELPEDFQTAEFLLKHGQLDNVINRQELKETLGSILDIHQTGGEITW; encoded by the coding sequence TTGTTAAAAGATTTATTTACTAAGCCAAAACCAAAGAAAAAGAAATATGCCTCAATTCCTTCTGAGCAAGCTAAGCAAGATGTTCCGGAAGGGATTGTCATAAAATGCCCGAATTGTAAAAAAATCATGTATACGAAAGAACTTAATAAAAATCTAAAAGTTTGTATGAATTGTGGATATCATCATCAAATGAACGCTAGAGAGCGAATTGAGAGTTTATTTGATGAAAATAGCTTCCTTGAATATGATCAAAACATGATATCTGAAAATCCTCTAAACTTCCCTGATTATGAGGAAAAACTTGAAAAAGATCGTCAAAAAACTAAACAAAATGAAGCTGTAGTAACAGGAGAAGGTCTGATAAACGGCTTTAGAACAGCTGTGGCTATCATGGACGCTAGTTTTAGAATGGGAAGTATGGGTTCTGTTGTAGGAGAAAAAATTACCCGAGCAATAGAAAATGCGAATGAAAAAGGATTACCGATTATTATTTTTACTGCTTCCGGCGGGGCTAGGATGCAAGAGGGTGTTTTAAGTCTTATGCAAATGGCTAAAACAAGTTCTGCCCTTAAGCTTTTTAGTGATAATGGTGGGTTGATCATTTCTGTTATGACACATCCAACAACTGGAGGAGTTTCGGCAAGCTTTGCATCACTAGGTGACTATAATTTTGCTGAGCCAGGTGCTTTAATTGGGTTTGCTGGTAGAAGAATTATTGAACAAACGATTAGAGAAGAGCTTCCTGAAGACTTCCAAACAGCAGAATTTTTACTGAAGCACGGGCAATTAGACAATGTTATTAATCGCCAAGAATTAAAGGAAACTCTTGGGAGCATACTTGATATTCATCAAACAGGAGGTGAAATAACATGGTAG